In the genome of Sorangium aterium, one region contains:
- a CDS encoding DUF1993 domain-containing protein, with protein sequence MSLYDSSFPQMTRMLGQVLVWLDKAEAYAQQKKFDPEVLLAARLAPDQWPFRRQIQTLIAWPVRLGALLTGAEPPQFETRDETIAELRARIGKTIEQVKALRPEQLKGAEDRTLPLFFLPGKGMKAPDFVFQFALPNFYFHATTAYSILRHNGLDVGKSDFIGSLDLRDL encoded by the coding sequence ATGAGCCTTTACGACAGCTCGTTCCCCCAGATGACTCGCATGCTCGGCCAGGTGCTGGTCTGGCTCGACAAGGCGGAGGCCTACGCACAGCAGAAGAAGTTCGATCCGGAGGTGCTCCTCGCCGCGCGCCTCGCGCCCGATCAGTGGCCCTTCAGGCGTCAGATCCAGACCCTCATCGCCTGGCCCGTGAGGCTGGGCGCGCTCCTCACCGGCGCGGAGCCGCCGCAGTTCGAGACGCGCGACGAGACGATCGCCGAGCTGCGCGCGCGCATCGGCAAGACGATCGAGCAGGTGAAGGCGCTGAGGCCGGAGCAGCTGAAGGGCGCGGAGGACCGCACGCTTCCGCTCTTCTTCCTGCCGGGCAAGGGCATGAAGGCCCCGGACTTCGTGTTCCAGTTCGCGCTCCCCAACTTCTACTTCCACGCCACCACCGCGTACTCGATCCTGCGGCACAACGGGCTCGACGTCGGCAAGTCCGACTTCATCGGGTCGCTCGACCTCCGCGACCTGTGA